In one Carassius carassius chromosome 14, fCarCar2.1, whole genome shotgun sequence genomic region, the following are encoded:
- the LOC132156862 gene encoding cytochrome c oxidase assembly protein COX16 homolog, mitochondrial produces the protein MWNQVRKLQKNRTVKYGIPMLLLVVGGSFGLREFTQIRYDAQKMKKKLDPALEARVNTKKQSAILQEEYEKLKDLDLDGWKNIRGPRPWEDSKEYQEEQRAPLKKGT, from the exons ATGTGGAATCAAGTTCGTAAACTCCAAAAGAATAGGACAGTGAAATATGGGATCCCGATGCTG CTGCTGGTTGTTGGAGGGTCGTTTGGATTGAGAGAATTCACACAGATTAGATATGATGCACAGAAGATGAAAAAGAAG CTGGACCCTGCACTGGAAGCCCGGGTGAACACTAAAAAACAGTCGGCCATACTTCAGGAGGAGTATGAG AAATTAAAGGATTTGGACTTGGATGGATGGAAGAACATTCGTGGCCCACGTCCCTGGGAGGATTCGAAGGAGTACCAGGAGGAGCAGCGAGCTCCACTCAAGAAAGGCACATAA